A region of the Thermogladius calderae 1633 genome:
AGCTATGGGTCAAGCTGGCGGAGAGGCTATCGAAGGATCTTAACACATCCTTGGACGTCAAAATAGAAGACTACGTTTACATCAACGAGTACGGTGACAAGGACGAGTACGGTATGGCGTGGCTGCCTCAGATTCTAGCCGAGTACGACGACGGGACAGTAAAAGTCCTCTTGTCTCAACTTCCCTTGAACCAGGCCCTCCAACCAGACGAGGAGAAAGCAATAGAGATTATGAAGAGTAAAGCTTTAGGGTCTTAACGGCAAATATTTTTACCTTGGATTCAAACGCGAGGCCTTAGGCATGTACTACGTGCCGTACGTCCCTACCCCCTACCCTGTTGTCAGAAAAATGCTTAGTCTTGCCAACGTCGGACCCGAGGACGTGGTTTATGACCTAGGATGCGGCGACGGGAGGATTCTCATCGTATCGGTCAAGGAGTTCAACGCCAAAAAAGCGGTAGGTATCGAGAAGGACCCCGAGAGAGTGAAGGAGGCGAAAAACAATATTCTAAACCATGGACTGGCCGACAGAGTAGTGGTGATAAACGACGACTTCTTTAACGTAGACATCAGCGAGGCTACGGTTGTAACGCTCTTCTTGTTGACGTCCGTGAACGAGGCCCTGAGACCCAAGCTCGAAAAAGAGCTGAGGGACGGGGCGAGAGTGGTCAGTCACGAGTTCAAAATACCTGGTTGGAACCCGGTTAGAGTTGTCGACGTTAAAGACGACAACGGGTTAACTCACACGGTCTACTTGTACGTTAAAGGAAAACACGCTTGATCAAGGGAGTATTTTTCTACCGAATACTATGTAGCCCGTGTGCCCCGTCATTCTAGGGCTGGGACGCGTGCCCTCTTCGGATACGATGTACTCTCTCAGGAGAACCTCGTATACGTGAATGTCGACGAATAACTCTCGCATCGATGTCACGGTCTTCTCGACCTGGTTGACAGTGGGTAGAAAGGCGACAAGGGGGGATCCCAACTTGAGCGAGTCGTACACGGCTTTGATGGCGTTCCAGGGGTCGGGGATGTCTAGGATAGAGGCGTCAAAATCGCGCTCGTCGACCCCCTCCCTGACGTCCCTTTTGACAAAAACGACTCTCTTTGCGAGGCCAAGCCTCTCCAAATTTTCGGCGGCCTTCCTAAGCTTCGTCTCGTCTATGTCTACGGCGTATACCTTCCCGCTCTCCCCAACCAGGTAGGCCAACACTGCTGTAACGTGCCCCGTCCCTACGCCCCCTTCGAGTACTTTGGACCCCTCTGTGACCCCGGCCAAGTATGCGATCAGGCTCACGTCCTTGGGGTATATTACCTGGGTGGCTCTCTTCATTGACGCAAGGAAGTCGACTGGGAGGGGTCTGAGCAGGTGTACTCTTACTCCCTTAGAAGTCATCACGGACTCGCCTATCTCCCTCCCTATGACTTCTTCGTGTCTGACAAAGCCCTTGTCGGTTCCGAGGATACCGCCCTCGCGGATCACCTGTACGAATCTTCTCTTGGGGTCTATGTAGAAGAGGACCCGATCACCAGGCCGGATCGGCATTACTCGGAACACCGCTCAGTACTGGTGTCATACATCACCGCTCAGCAATACCAGCTATCCTCATCTCAACTATATTTAAAGTTCTTCGGAGTTTAAATAGTGTAGGCAGTCACCGGCTAGTTAGAGGCAGTACGTGGTCTACATGGAAATGTACTTGATAAGCATACTGCCTCTATACACCCACAGGATCTTCACGGGGAAGAAGAAGATCGAGTTGAGGAGGTTCTTTGGGATAAGGCCTTCGCCGGGCAGTCTCTTCGTCGTGTACTCTAGCGGGAGTGTGAGGGCGATCGTAGGGGAGTTCTACGCTGGCGAGGTATTTGTAGGAAGCCCGGACGAAGTAGCCGAGATCGCTCTGAGAGGCGAGACAGGCGTTTCCAAGAGCGACCTGAGGTATATCAAAGGGTCGAGGACAGCGGTGGGGATCGAGATACGCGGGGCCAGGCTTTACAGGAGGCCGGTTAAACTGGAAGAGCTCAGGACGATCTTCCCCGGGTTCCAGCCCCCGCTCAGTTTCAGAGTGTTGAGAGAGGACGAGCCTCTTTACGTCTTGTTAATAAAGAAACTACGAGAGCTCTCGTAAACCAGGAAAAACCCTATCTCATTTCTCGGTCTTTAACCCAGAGCTCCTTTTTCAACAGGTCTCTAATTGCCACTCTTATGACTTCACTCCTGCTACTGTACCTGCCAATTTTGACTAGTTCGTCAATCCCCTCGACGTAAATCTCGGGCATTTTGACGGTGATCAATCTCATCCTAGCAATGCTGTTAGCCATCTTACTCACCAACCTTCTATGGCGTACGGTAAGATTTATAAACCCCAAGCCATTTTTCCCGGGACACTACTGGAGGAGCAGTAGTCTTCCTATTGCCCTCTCCGCCTCGGTCAAGACGCCTCTCCACGACCTAAGGACTTGCAGTACGTCAGTACTGTTGAAAGTGGCTATAATAGTCATCGTGGACGTGTAGACTATTGGTGCGAACTGGACGGCGTAAAAGCTGTACTGTGTTCTCCCACCTATAGCCCACAACAGAGCATAGCCCGCAAGCAACCCGAGTAGCCAACACGACGACTTGGCGAACGCGGTTTTACCCTTCAGGTACCCCGGTAATAGGGCTAGTGTACCGACTAGTGCGAATGACCATACAGGCCAGAACCCGACAGCTAATACAGTCACTCCACCGGGGAAGTAGTAGAGCGTGAAGGAGTTTACGCCGGCGAACCAGTCCCAAGGAGTGGAGCTAACCGGGCAGCCGCCACCGGAGCACTTCACTTGGGTGTGCCAGGCTATAGCCCCCGTGATTGACTGCTTGAACCAGTTAGTGAACCCTAAATAGCCGATCAGGGGTAGACCAGCTAAGATCTGTGCGGCAAGGAACGCCAGCCCGCCGACTATGTAGAACCCTAGTAAGGTAGCGGTGAAATCTAGCAGGTTAAAGCCCTTCTCCACCCGCTTTCGGGCGTACAGCAGGGACAGAGGTATTAGAGCGAAGAGTGCGTTGAACTTGAATAGAGACCCTATAACCACAGCGAGTAGGGCCAACCCGTACCTTTTACTGAGCGCGAAGTAGAAGGACAACGCTGTGAACAAGGAGACGTATATGTCTAACAGCGCGATTGACGACAGGTTTCTTACAAGCGGGTCTACGGACAAGAGTGCGGCTGCTACCAAGCCCGCTACAGTGTTTCCATGTAAGAGTCTCCTTGCCGTGAGAAATGTTAAGAAGATCAACAGAACCCCCGCAACCATGTTGCCGAGCCTCCAGTACAAGGGGTAGTCCCCAACCAACACAATGGTCAAGCCTATAAGGTACTTTCCTAGCGGCGGGTGTTCGAGATTGAGGTACGTGTTGATACCGGAGGCGTCGGGCATCATCCAGCCGGGTATCACGTCTCCCACGTTGACCACTCTCTTAACAGCGTCTAGGAACTCGTTGAGAGCTGTAAGGTTTGTGGAATATGCGTAGAAACCGTTCAGCTTGCTGTAGTCAAGCCTGAGGGCTACACCGTACTCCTTCGCCAACGACTCGACGCGTGTCCTGTCCAGTTTGCCGTCGTAGATGATAGTGTACCCATAGCCCCCCACCTCCTTAGGGGAGAGATGGAACACCTTTAACATAATGTTTCTAGCGGAGGCGACATACCACACTTCGTCCGAGACGTAGCCTTTCCCGCCAACGGCCAGTTCATTGTCGGTGAAGCGCGTGTCCCAGTAGTAGAACTGGGTTGCGGACAGAGCCAGAATAACTGCCAGTAAGGCGAGCTCGTATAGTCTCAGCCTAGGCAACGCGACACCTTGCGTTATTATAAATCGGGCGGGTATTAATATAGGGAGTCAGCTCCCGGTGAAGCTCTTTTGAAGGAGAGAGCAGTAGTGTTGCTGGTAGCTCTATTCGCAGGGTTGGCGGCCTTTATTATACACATGCCACCCGAAGTATCGGTCGCCTTGTTCGGGAGAAAGCTTATACAGGCGCCTTTCTACGACGACTTTTACCAGTCAGTCTACAACGGGGTATACGCGAGTTCGTGTTCTGGTGGCGAGAACTGGATTAACGCGCAGGTAATGCGTGCTGTTTGCGAGGGTGTTCCCGTGTTCCCTGTACCTTACTCGGACTACAAGCTGAACCAGCCACCTCTCTACGCTCTGATAGCAAGCTCCATGATCTACCTGTCAAACGCTGTTGGGTATAAGCCTGGAACCCCACAGGCGGGTGCCTTTTTCTACATTCTTCAGTCTGTCGTAGAGGTATCTTTTCTCGTCGTCGCAGCGCTGGTATACCACGGGTTCACAGTCGAGCTTAACGCGCCTATTCAGAGGCGGGTGCTTTCGTTCCTTTTCCCATCTATGGTAGCGTACTCCGTGTACTCTCTTGACACCCTATCCCTCTTCTTGCTGGCCTCCTCGCTCTACTTCGCCTCGCGGGGTCGCCTTACGTATTCAGCGATCGCGCTAGCCGTGGGCTCCTCGGTGAACGCGTTTCTCTTCATACCGCTCTCCTTACTACTCTATCTCAACGCGGTCGGTAACGTAAAGCTGA
Encoded here:
- a CDS encoding protein-lysine N-methyltransferase produces the protein MYYVPYVPTPYPVVRKMLSLANVGPEDVVYDLGCGDGRILIVSVKEFNAKKAVGIEKDPERVKEAKNNILNHGLADRVVVINDDFFNVDISEATVVTLFLLTSVNEALRPKLEKELRDGARVVSHEFKIPGWNPVRVVDVKDDNGLTHTVYLYVKGKHA
- a CDS encoding tRNA (adenine-N1)-methyltransferase, which encodes MPIRPGDRVLFYIDPKRRFVQVIREGGILGTDKGFVRHEEVIGREIGESVMTSKGVRVHLLRPLPVDFLASMKRATQVIYPKDVSLIAYLAGVTEGSKVLEGGVGTGHVTAVLAYLVGESGKVYAVDIDETKLRKAAENLERLGLAKRVVFVKRDVREGVDERDFDASILDIPDPWNAIKAVYDSLKLGSPLVAFLPTVNQVEKTVTSMRELFVDIHVYEVLLREYIVSEEGTRPSPRMTGHTGYIVFGRKILP
- a CDS encoding ribbon-helix-helix domain-containing protein encodes the protein MANSIARMRLITVKMPEIYVEGIDELVKIGRYSSRSEVIRVAIRDLLKKELWVKDREMR
- a CDS encoding DNA-binding protein, whose amino-acid sequence is MEMYLISILPLYTHRIFTGKKKIELRRFFGIRPSPGSLFVVYSSGSVRAIVGEFYAGEVFVGSPDEVAEIALRGETGVSKSDLRYIKGSRTAVGIEIRGARLYRRPVKLEELRTIFPGFQPPLSFRVLREDEPLYVLLIKKLRELS
- a CDS encoding glycosyltransferase family 39 protein, coding for MPRLRLYELALLAVILALSATQFYYWDTRFTDNELAVGGKGYVSDEVWYVASARNIMLKVFHLSPKEVGGYGYTIIYDGKLDRTRVESLAKEYGVALRLDYSKLNGFYAYSTNLTALNEFLDAVKRVVNVGDVIPGWMMPDASGINTYLNLEHPPLGKYLIGLTIVLVGDYPLYWRLGNMVAGVLLIFLTFLTARRLLHGNTVAGLVAAALLSVDPLVRNLSSIALLDIYVSLFTALSFYFALSKRYGLALLAVVIGSLFKFNALFALIPLSLLYARKRVEKGFNLLDFTATLLGFYIVGGLAFLAAQILAGLPLIGYLGFTNWFKQSITGAIAWHTQVKCSGGGCPVSSTPWDWFAGVNSFTLYYFPGGVTVLAVGFWPVWSFALVGTLALLPGYLKGKTAFAKSSCWLLGLLAGYALLWAIGGRTQYSFYAVQFAPIVYTSTMTIIATFNSTDVLQVLRSWRGVLTEAERAIGRLLLLQ